One stretch of Rhodopirellula islandica DNA includes these proteins:
- a CDS encoding alpha/beta hydrolase, with protein MFANAFQSQASSSTRKLLIGCSAILISAVLAVPASAQRKKKDDDPALKPRPVKLNTKDNIELTAFYFPSTEGKNAIPVLLIHEWKGQGSPYQKLCLSMRSAGLAVLLVEYRGHGNSRQYTTPRGDKKDFNVNTMGKRDIQAIIQYDLEEAKQFLKGENNEGRLNLNALTVVGVQEGAIMAAHWAVRDWGFPSVGRLKQGQDVKALVYVSPIKNFNGLTIDSTLRDRNVGLLPTMIVAGKDSPEAEEAERLGGRITALRKRLKIGGLEVKMESTSLSGPALISEVPSAASDIVKFIQANVPVSDSENEWIER; from the coding sequence ATGTTCGCAAATGCTTTTCAGTCACAAGCTTCGTCATCGACTCGCAAGCTACTGATCGGATGCTCCGCCATTTTGATTTCGGCGGTGCTGGCCGTTCCCGCTTCCGCTCAGCGAAAAAAGAAGGACGACGACCCGGCCCTCAAACCGCGTCCGGTCAAACTCAACACCAAAGACAACATCGAGTTGACCGCGTTCTACTTCCCGTCGACGGAAGGCAAGAATGCCATTCCCGTGTTGTTGATCCATGAATGGAAAGGCCAAGGCTCGCCCTATCAAAAACTCTGCCTGTCCATGCGTTCGGCCGGGTTGGCCGTGTTGTTGGTGGAGTACCGGGGGCATGGCAACAGCCGCCAATACACGACACCTCGTGGCGACAAAAAGGACTTCAATGTCAACACCATGGGCAAACGCGACATTCAGGCGATCATTCAGTATGACCTGGAAGAAGCCAAGCAGTTTCTGAAAGGCGAGAACAACGAGGGCCGCCTGAACCTCAATGCATTGACTGTCGTCGGTGTCCAAGAAGGCGCAATCATGGCTGCTCACTGGGCCGTTCGCGACTGGGGTTTTCCCAGCGTCGGCCGTTTGAAGCAGGGCCAAGACGTCAAGGCACTCGTCTACGTTTCCCCCATCAAGAACTTCAACGGATTGACAATCGACTCCACCTTGCGTGATCGCAACGTCGGGCTTCTGCCAACGATGATCGTCGCTGGCAAGGACAGCCCCGAAGCGGAGGAAGCGGAACGACTTGGCGGCCGAATCACCGCTCTTCGCAAACGCTTGAAGATCGGTGGATTGGAAGTCAAAATGGAGAGCACCAGCCTGAGCGGCCCAGCCTTGATCAGTGAGGTCCCATCGGCGGCTTCGGACATCGTCAAATTCATCCAAGCCAACGTGCCGGTCAGCGACAGCGAAAACGAATGGATCGAGCGCTGA
- a CDS encoding site-2 protease family protein, whose translation MPDQPYLQRGFAGLASPVQLSFTPVEFMSLPVDWSLLPSLLAATEDTGGILAWLLSTWLWIQVALGIGLVIFVHELGHFLAAKTFGVKCEKFYVGFDVPISIGPIKFPRTLGKFTYGETEYGIGILPLGGYVKMLGQDDDPRKAEEEAQRIRQSGEASDAEEKLDPRSYPAKPVWQRMIIISAGVVMNVITGVLFAAFAFFNGVGYTPAVVGGVTPGGPAWQAGIQPGGRVVSVGSLEDDSQLPFSEMQLKIMEAGMESSETPVPVRLQYGEDTREYQLVTQASPIEPDRRMIGIQSATGDTLYPELPAMPNSVAADVVTDADAGAKVIGFDAEKLDPEAIMPITPLLTRIHTAPSQPIELRLVRTDETEHSLTLPPQQAKDFGIQFKIGPIKALMQNGPAEKAGMQVGDQIVSVGDDTDVDAYQLLLADVQYDEPVKITVQRGEANASEEVELTLTPQRVEQTMTPVSAFGEMMSVDSLGFAYEPTAVASEILASGDATSPAAEATTANSTETILAGDELREIRVQFANATDRESIEDELSETAMQALTEGWEIGPSMPLGNLMETVQLLPLGTKIIVTAVRPPNGTVVEQTLTVRQSERFWYERGLNFAPVESIQKADSLGMALALGIREGKRRMADVGRFLGMLVRGKVKAKFVGGPIRIAQMASHQAEKGLSAQLMFLTMLSMNLAILNFLPIPALDGGHMVFLTAELIRGKKVDEAMEMRLTFVGVLALLALMIFVFTNDILNLL comes from the coding sequence TTGCCCGACCAACCATATCTTCAACGTGGGTTTGCCGGGCTGGCATCCCCCGTTCAACTCTCTTTCACCCCCGTCGAATTCATGTCGTTGCCTGTTGATTGGTCCCTCTTGCCCTCCTTGTTGGCGGCCACCGAAGACACCGGCGGCATCCTCGCTTGGTTGCTCTCCACTTGGCTGTGGATCCAAGTCGCCCTCGGAATCGGCTTGGTCATCTTTGTCCACGAACTCGGACACTTTCTCGCCGCCAAGACATTTGGCGTGAAGTGCGAGAAGTTCTACGTCGGCTTTGACGTCCCCATCTCGATCGGCCCGATCAAGTTCCCGCGCACACTGGGCAAATTCACCTACGGCGAAACCGAATACGGAATCGGCATTCTGCCACTGGGTGGGTATGTGAAGATGCTCGGCCAAGACGACGACCCACGCAAAGCCGAAGAAGAAGCCCAACGCATTCGCCAAAGCGGAGAAGCCTCCGACGCGGAAGAGAAACTCGATCCTCGCAGCTACCCGGCCAAACCCGTTTGGCAACGAATGATCATCATCAGCGCAGGCGTGGTCATGAATGTGATCACCGGCGTGCTGTTCGCCGCATTCGCGTTTTTCAACGGGGTTGGCTACACGCCCGCCGTGGTTGGCGGCGTGACCCCCGGCGGTCCCGCTTGGCAGGCTGGCATCCAGCCTGGTGGACGCGTTGTTTCCGTGGGTTCGCTGGAAGATGATTCGCAACTGCCGTTCAGCGAAATGCAGTTGAAGATCATGGAAGCCGGCATGGAATCGTCTGAGACCCCGGTTCCCGTTCGCTTGCAATACGGCGAAGACACGCGTGAATATCAGCTGGTGACTCAGGCCAGCCCGATCGAACCCGACCGACGCATGATCGGCATCCAAAGTGCCACTGGCGACACGCTGTACCCGGAACTGCCGGCAATGCCCAACTCGGTCGCCGCCGACGTGGTGACCGATGCCGACGCGGGAGCCAAAGTGATTGGCTTCGATGCGGAAAAGCTCGATCCCGAAGCGATCATGCCGATCACTCCCTTGTTGACTCGCATTCACACCGCGCCGTCGCAACCCATCGAACTGAGGTTGGTTCGCACCGACGAAACCGAACACTCCCTGACCTTGCCGCCTCAACAGGCAAAGGACTTTGGCATCCAGTTCAAAATTGGACCGATCAAAGCTCTGATGCAAAACGGACCGGCTGAAAAAGCCGGCATGCAGGTCGGCGATCAAATCGTCTCGGTCGGCGACGACACCGACGTGGATGCCTATCAATTGCTCCTCGCTGACGTCCAGTACGACGAACCCGTGAAGATCACCGTGCAACGCGGTGAAGCCAATGCCAGCGAGGAAGTCGAACTGACGCTGACACCGCAACGCGTGGAACAAACGATGACCCCCGTGTCTGCGTTCGGCGAAATGATGTCGGTTGATTCGCTCGGTTTCGCCTACGAACCGACCGCCGTCGCATCGGAAATTCTCGCCAGCGGGGATGCCACGTCGCCAGCAGCAGAAGCGACAACGGCGAACTCGACCGAAACCATCCTAGCGGGCGACGAACTTCGCGAAATTCGTGTTCAGTTCGCCAACGCCACGGATCGCGAATCAATCGAGGACGAGCTGTCCGAAACCGCCATGCAAGCCTTGACCGAGGGCTGGGAAATCGGACCATCGATGCCGCTTGGCAATTTGATGGAAACCGTTCAACTGCTGCCGCTGGGAACCAAGATCATTGTCACCGCAGTGCGTCCGCCCAACGGCACCGTGGTCGAGCAAACCCTGACCGTTCGCCAGTCCGAACGATTCTGGTACGAACGCGGATTGAACTTCGCTCCCGTGGAATCCATTCAAAAAGCGGATTCGCTGGGCATGGCACTCGCGCTCGGTATTCGCGAAGGCAAACGCCGGATGGCCGACGTCGGACGCTTCCTGGGCATGTTGGTTCGCGGCAAAGTGAAAGCCAAATTTGTTGGCGGGCCCATTCGAATCGCTCAGATGGCCAGCCACCAAGCCGAGAAGGGTTTGTCCGCGCAGCTGATGTTCCTGACAATGCTGAGCATGAACCTGGCGATCCTGAACTTCTTGCCAATCCCGGCGCTCGACGGTGGCCACATGGTCTTCCTGACCGCCGAGCTGATTCGCGGGAAGAAGGTCGACGAAGCGATGGAAATGCGACTGACGTTTGTCGGCGTGCTGGCGTTGCTGGCGCTGATGATCTTTGTCTTCACCAATGACATCCTGAACCTGCTGTAA
- a CDS encoding DMT family transporter, translated as MNEDLGEPRDYLKLHFLVFVWGFTGAMGELIRLPAVEIVLFRSAIASVVLAWMVRRSWRVPTRRAFAMLATGCLIGAHWVLFFFAVKVANVSVCMVGIATVSLWTALLEPLMIRGRKLRRMDLIFGMGVIAAVAVIFQSELQYAGGFLIAITAALAAAVFSILNGRFAVTTPHRVISLYEMIGACVFCAACLPISALYLSEGQGLDLLPSPSDFAWLLVLAVVCTVYAYSEYVSLLKRLSVFTINFANNLEPVYGMILGAILFGDYQTLGVGFYVGATAIAFLVLAHTGMSRRKRLPIG; from the coding sequence TTGAACGAAGACTTGGGTGAACCTCGCGACTACCTGAAGTTGCACTTTCTGGTCTTCGTCTGGGGCTTCACGGGCGCCATGGGCGAATTGATTCGACTGCCGGCCGTGGAAATCGTGCTGTTTCGCAGTGCGATTGCATCGGTCGTGCTGGCCTGGATGGTCCGACGGTCGTGGCGGGTTCCCACCCGGCGAGCGTTCGCCATGCTGGCGACCGGATGCTTGATCGGTGCCCACTGGGTGCTGTTCTTTTTCGCGGTGAAAGTGGCGAACGTTTCGGTGTGCATGGTGGGCATTGCGACGGTCTCGTTGTGGACCGCGTTGCTCGAGCCCCTGATGATCCGCGGCCGGAAACTCCGCCGCATGGATTTGATCTTTGGCATGGGGGTGATCGCAGCTGTCGCCGTCATCTTCCAAAGCGAACTTCAATACGCCGGCGGATTTCTGATCGCGATCACCGCTGCGCTGGCCGCGGCGGTGTTCTCCATCCTGAACGGCCGCTTTGCCGTCACGACTCCCCACCGCGTCATCTCGCTGTACGAAATGATCGGCGCCTGCGTTTTCTGCGCGGCATGCCTGCCAATCTCCGCACTTTATCTCAGCGAAGGCCAAGGGCTCGACCTGCTGCCCTCCCCAAGCGATTTTGCCTGGCTGCTGGTCCTGGCGGTGGTGTGCACGGTTTACGCCTACAGCGAATACGTGTCGCTTCTCAAACGCCTTTCCGTGTTCACGATCAACTTCGCCAACAACCTCGAACCTGTCTACGGGATGATTCTCGGCGCCATTTTGTTTGGCGATTATCAGACGTTGGGCGTTGGTTTTTACGTCGGTGCCACCGCGATCGCCTTCCTGGTGCTCGCACACACAGGGATGTCGCGTCGAAAACGATTGCCAATTGGATGA
- a CDS encoding ECF-type sigma factor, producing the protein MGQPESEVSMLLQQVKNGDEEAREKLFVTLQSELRDMAGALMRGERPDHTLQATALVNEACVRLLDTEALKNVSDRRYMFGMANRAMRQILIDHARRRRTNKRGGDYQRASLDVVLDNFEANNRCQYEDLESALEGLEATSPRQREVVELRFFSGLTNEEVAKVLEISVATVERDWRLARAKLFEQLRNDDE; encoded by the coding sequence GTGGGCCAACCTGAAAGCGAAGTCTCGATGCTGTTGCAGCAGGTGAAGAACGGCGACGAGGAAGCACGCGAAAAGTTGTTCGTGACGTTGCAGTCCGAACTCAGAGACATGGCCGGTGCCTTGATGCGAGGCGAGCGTCCGGATCACACGTTGCAGGCAACGGCACTGGTCAACGAGGCTTGCGTGCGATTGCTGGACACGGAAGCACTGAAGAACGTTTCCGATCGCCGGTACATGTTCGGGATGGCCAATCGAGCGATGCGGCAGATCTTGATCGATCATGCTCGCCGTCGACGGACCAACAAGCGAGGCGGAGACTACCAGCGAGCTTCGCTGGATGTGGTGCTGGATAACTTCGAAGCCAACAACCGTTGCCAATACGAAGACCTGGAATCAGCGTTGGAAGGATTGGAAGCGACGTCCCCCCGTCAACGCGAAGTCGTCGAGTTGCGGTTCTTTTCCGGACTGACGAACGAAGAGGTCGCCAAGGTGCTGGAAATCAGCGTCGCGACCGTGGAGCGGGATTGGCGATTGGCGCGTGCGAAGCTGTTCGAGCAACTTCGCAATGACGACGAGTAG
- the ftsH gene encoding ATP-dependent zinc metalloprotease FtsH, translating into MSNEPKSKRGGSSENRGGGNVWLVLLAVTGAVVLSAFLFSDNRRRLAYPHLKELLAKSAERQQAMESQQAIAPSDPLTDPAEGLLADPSDSTAVGDPTEESVEDSTSATVASLINEDPANEPPISKIVVPSSTKEDVLHEFSRLSDIRVADDRITGKVYFKAFTRNHSSEKEPAEEVQFLTIRGYPNDVIAAELETLLEQSGVDWDNDRPSRFLENHWPELLMIGVLVALGIVMLKRMGGVGSPMSFSRSRGKLYSEDDLPTTFEDVAGIEEAVDEVREVVDFLKNSEKYQSLGGRIPKGVLLVGPPGTGKTLLAKAIAGEAGVPFFSLSGSDFVEMFVGVGAARVRDMFTQAVNRAPCIIFIDELDALGKSRSGNAVGGHDEREQTLNALLVEMDGFDSNSGVIVIAATNRPETLDPALLRPGRFDRHVLVDRPDVAGREEILAVHVKNVKLDETVELRSIASITSGFVGADLANLVNEAALLAARNGKPAVAMEEFNEAVERVTAGLEKKKRVMNEDEKIRVAYHESGHALVAAALPNTDPVHKVSIIPRGLAALGYMMQRPESERFLMTKSELESQMKVMLAGTLAEEMIFQDISTGAQNDLERCTETARSMVMDYGMSRLGRINLRRNTRSPFLAGSGGGDYQVMHSDEMAKMIDKEVSRIVEDTLAQTREILEQRRDVLEAVTQRLLEVEAIDNEELTRLIQEHSRGPWLVPGTVTEKPKAKIVPRKDSDSSQSNHS; encoded by the coding sequence ATGAGCAACGAACCCAAGTCGAAACGCGGTGGATCGTCCGAGAATCGAGGCGGAGGAAATGTTTGGTTGGTTTTGCTGGCCGTGACCGGCGCAGTCGTGCTGAGTGCGTTCCTTTTCAGTGACAATCGCCGACGTTTGGCCTACCCGCATTTGAAAGAATTGCTGGCGAAGTCAGCGGAGCGGCAGCAGGCGATGGAGTCCCAGCAAGCGATCGCTCCTTCGGATCCGCTCACTGACCCGGCAGAAGGGCTACTGGCCGATCCATCGGATTCGACCGCTGTCGGGGATCCAACGGAGGAATCCGTTGAAGATTCCACCTCGGCAACCGTCGCGAGTTTGATCAACGAAGACCCGGCCAACGAGCCTCCCATCTCAAAAATCGTTGTCCCCAGCAGCACCAAAGAAGACGTGCTGCACGAATTCAGCCGCCTCAGCGACATTCGGGTGGCCGACGATCGCATCACAGGAAAAGTCTATTTCAAGGCGTTCACGCGAAATCATTCCAGCGAGAAAGAACCGGCCGAGGAAGTCCAGTTCCTGACCATTCGGGGGTATCCCAACGACGTGATCGCAGCGGAGCTGGAAACCTTGCTGGAGCAATCTGGTGTCGATTGGGACAACGATCGCCCCAGCCGTTTTCTGGAGAACCATTGGCCTGAGTTGCTGATGATCGGTGTGTTGGTGGCACTCGGGATCGTGATGCTCAAACGCATGGGGGGCGTCGGTTCGCCGATGTCATTCTCGCGCAGTCGCGGCAAGCTGTACAGCGAAGACGATCTGCCAACCACGTTTGAAGATGTGGCAGGAATTGAAGAGGCCGTCGACGAAGTCCGTGAGGTCGTGGACTTCCTCAAAAACAGCGAGAAGTATCAGAGCTTGGGCGGCCGGATTCCCAAAGGTGTCTTGCTTGTCGGACCTCCTGGAACGGGAAAAACGTTGCTGGCCAAGGCGATTGCGGGCGAAGCGGGAGTGCCGTTCTTCAGCCTGTCTGGAAGTGACTTTGTCGAGATGTTCGTTGGTGTGGGTGCGGCCCGCGTTCGTGACATGTTCACCCAAGCCGTCAATCGTGCCCCGTGCATCATCTTCATCGACGAACTCGATGCGCTCGGCAAGAGCCGCAGCGGCAACGCCGTCGGTGGGCATGATGAACGGGAGCAAACGTTGAACGCGTTGCTCGTTGAGATGGACGGTTTCGATTCCAACTCGGGCGTCATCGTCATCGCCGCCACCAACCGTCCGGAGACCTTGGACCCGGCGTTGTTGCGTCCAGGTCGGTTTGACCGACATGTGTTGGTGGACCGTCCCGATGTGGCGGGTCGCGAAGAAATTCTGGCAGTGCATGTCAAAAACGTGAAGCTCGACGAGACCGTTGAACTGAGAAGCATCGCGTCGATCACCAGCGGTTTTGTGGGCGCCGATCTGGCCAACCTGGTCAACGAAGCCGCTTTGTTGGCCGCTCGAAACGGCAAACCCGCCGTGGCAATGGAGGAGTTCAACGAAGCCGTCGAACGTGTCACGGCAGGCTTGGAAAAGAAAAAACGGGTGATGAACGAAGACGAAAAAATCCGCGTCGCCTATCACGAATCGGGCCACGCGCTCGTCGCCGCGGCACTTCCCAACACGGATCCCGTGCACAAAGTCAGCATCATCCCGCGCGGATTGGCCGCGCTGGGGTACATGATGCAGCGTCCGGAATCCGAGCGTTTCCTGATGACCAAGAGCGAGCTTGAAAGCCAGATGAAAGTCATGCTGGCGGGCACGTTGGCGGAGGAAATGATTTTTCAGGACATCAGCACCGGTGCTCAGAACGACCTGGAACGCTGCACCGAAACGGCTCGCAGCATGGTGATGGACTACGGCATGAGCCGGCTTGGCCGAATCAATCTTCGTCGCAACACGCGCAGCCCGTTCCTGGCGGGTTCGGGTGGCGGCGACTACCAGGTCATGCACAGCGATGAGATGGCCAAGATGATCGACAAAGAGGTTTCCCGGATTGTCGAAGACACATTGGCCCAGACTCGAGAGATTCTGGAACAACGTCGTGATGTCTTGGAGGCGGTCACGCAGCGGTTGTTGGAAGTCGAGGCGATCGACAACGAAGAATTGACGCGTTTGATCCAGGAGCACAGTCGCGGACCTTGGTTGGTGCCTGGAACCGTCACGGAGAAACCAAAAGCAAAAATTGTCCCACGCAAAGATTCGGATTCCTCGCAGTCCAATCACTCCTGA
- a CDS encoding SMP-30/gluconolactonase/LRE family protein, with protein MKERLGNWDRSAKLALAVGLVLGAGSIAVGQENNTASFQSDSIFAGELRLVQEHGAGEGPAWHPEKGLFTSGEGNIHLRSPSGELSVSQTDAGSNGLMFDREGRLIVCEAVRRRIVRWELDGSQTVLADGFEGMKFNQPNDLSMDSSGRIYFTDPQYGNRSAMELVDDAGKQVEGVYRIDPDGTVARIIAHEVDRPNGLVVTADDRFLFVADNNNALGGARKLWRFDLKADGSIDLSSQTRIHDWGTTRGPDGMKLDQQGRLFVAAGLNQPHLPQETAEQPTAGIYVFSPEGKLLEYLRIPRDETTNCAFGGSDLKTLYVTAGGTLWSIPTHVAGAPVFPPRPAN; from the coding sequence TTGAAAGAGCGCCTTGGAAATTGGGATCGGTCGGCAAAGTTGGCCTTGGCGGTGGGCTTGGTTTTGGGAGCGGGGAGCATCGCGGTCGGCCAGGAGAACAACACGGCATCGTTTCAGTCCGATTCCATCTTTGCGGGTGAGCTGAGGTTGGTTCAGGAACACGGAGCGGGGGAAGGCCCGGCGTGGCATCCTGAAAAGGGGCTGTTCACCAGCGGCGAGGGAAACATCCATCTGCGAAGCCCCAGCGGTGAATTGTCTGTGTCTCAGACGGACGCCGGTTCGAATGGTTTGATGTTCGATCGAGAGGGCCGGTTGATCGTCTGCGAAGCCGTGCGGAGGCGGATCGTACGATGGGAACTGGACGGCAGCCAAACCGTGCTGGCAGATGGTTTCGAAGGGATGAAGTTCAATCAGCCGAACGATTTGTCGATGGATTCCAGTGGCCGGATCTATTTCACCGACCCGCAGTATGGCAATCGCTCGGCGATGGAATTGGTAGACGATGCGGGCAAGCAAGTCGAAGGCGTCTATCGGATTGATCCCGACGGAACGGTTGCTCGCATCATTGCCCACGAAGTGGACCGACCCAATGGATTGGTGGTCACGGCGGACGATCGGTTTCTGTTTGTGGCCGACAACAACAATGCGTTGGGCGGGGCCAGGAAACTATGGCGTTTTGACTTGAAGGCGGATGGAAGCATCGACCTGAGCAGTCAGACTCGGATCCATGATTGGGGCACGACCCGTGGACCGGATGGAATGAAGCTGGACCAGCAGGGGCGTTTGTTCGTGGCTGCGGGACTCAACCAACCGCATTTGCCACAGGAGACCGCGGAGCAGCCCACGGCAGGCATCTATGTGTTCTCACCGGAAGGCAAGTTGCTCGAGTACCTGCGGATTCCGCGAGACGAGACGACCAACTGTGCATTTGGCGGGAGCGATTTGAAAACGCTCTATGTGACCGCGGGCGGAACGCTTTGGAGCATTCCGACCCACGTTGCCGGCGCTCCGGTTTTCCCGCCCCGTCCGGCCAACTGA
- a CDS encoding acylphosphatase codes for MKAIKQIRKVVRYRGDVQGIGFRANAIHQGRGLNVAGFVRNEPDGDVLLDVQGPEKDVRELLRRIGDSMERKINETSIDDRDPLPDREKFAIRY; via the coding sequence ATGAAAGCTATCAAACAAATACGGAAGGTCGTTCGCTATCGAGGCGATGTGCAGGGAATTGGATTCCGAGCCAACGCGATTCATCAAGGACGCGGTCTCAACGTGGCCGGCTTCGTTCGCAACGAACCCGACGGAGACGTCCTTCTGGACGTGCAAGGGCCGGAAAAAGACGTGCGTGAACTGCTTCGCCGGATCGGCGACTCGATGGAAAGAAAGATCAACGAGACGTCGATCGATGACCGCGACCCGCTGCCGGATCGCGAAAAATTCGCCATTCGTTATTGA
- the dxr gene encoding 1-deoxy-D-xylulose-5-phosphate reductoisomerase: MPAESPSEDPVPDFRSNNRPVSRVAVLGATGSIGVATLDVIENLNRCDPELAWEVSSVSGHSQIESLIQLADGCQTAPHSVVVSNAENEPQAAQALKTAAAQPDSRLTERCLLDVGPDALVRAATAKDVDVVVAAIVGRAGLESTLAAVHAGKRVALANKETLVVAGPVVTQAAADNGAELLPIDSEHSAIFQCLAESRARQSHSTMLASSPNSTPGSAASDQAQSLNSSATPSWPGVRRLILTASGGPFRDWTTAQMREATIDQALAHPTWKMGAKITIDSASMMNKALEVIEAKWLFNVPADKIEVVVHPQSLIHSLVEFEDGSLIAQVSPPDMRMPIQYALTYPRRLPCPAPALDRSQSWDMTLCPADPERFPALALGFEVARVGGTAGAVVNAANETAVDLFLKRQIRFTDIPEICRRTLLDHNHESSPTLQRLLKLDVWARDRARELAQI; this comes from the coding sequence GTGCCGGCCGAATCCCCCTCCGAGGACCCGGTGCCTGATTTCCGGTCGAACAACCGCCCGGTCAGTCGTGTCGCCGTTCTGGGTGCGACCGGAAGCATCGGTGTTGCCACGCTGGATGTGATTGAAAACCTGAATCGATGCGATCCTGAATTGGCCTGGGAAGTCTCCAGCGTGTCCGGCCACTCCCAAATCGAATCCCTGATCCAATTGGCAGACGGTTGTCAGACGGCACCGCACAGCGTGGTCGTTTCCAATGCTGAAAATGAACCACAAGCCGCCCAGGCACTCAAAACAGCGGCCGCGCAACCCGATTCACGTCTGACAGAACGCTGTTTATTGGACGTTGGCCCAGATGCCTTGGTTCGAGCAGCAACGGCAAAAGACGTCGATGTGGTGGTTGCCGCCATCGTGGGACGAGCTGGCCTGGAATCCACTCTCGCCGCCGTTCACGCAGGCAAACGAGTCGCCTTGGCCAACAAGGAAACCTTGGTGGTCGCGGGCCCAGTCGTGACGCAAGCGGCAGCGGACAATGGAGCCGAGTTGCTGCCCATCGATAGCGAGCATTCCGCCATTTTTCAGTGTTTGGCGGAATCAAGAGCGCGTCAAAGTCACTCCACCATGCTGGCTTCGTCCCCAAATTCCACTCCCGGATCCGCGGCCTCCGACCAAGCCCAATCGCTCAACTCATCGGCGACCCCCTCTTGGCCGGGTGTCCGACGCCTGATTTTGACAGCCAGCGGCGGCCCTTTTCGTGACTGGACAACCGCGCAGATGCGGGAGGCCACGATTGACCAAGCCCTCGCTCATCCAACCTGGAAAATGGGGGCAAAAATCACCATCGATTCCGCCTCCATGATGAACAAGGCTCTCGAAGTCATCGAAGCCAAATGGTTGTTCAACGTTCCCGCGGACAAAATCGAAGTTGTTGTCCATCCCCAATCGCTGATCCACTCGCTGGTCGAATTCGAAGACGGCAGCCTGATCGCCCAGGTCAGCCCGCCAGACATGCGGATGCCGATTCAATACGCCCTGACCTACCCACGTCGGTTGCCGTGTCCCGCACCTGCCCTGGACCGGTCACAGAGCTGGGACATGACGCTTTGCCCCGCCGATCCAGAGCGTTTTCCGGCTCTGGCCCTCGGCTTCGAAGTCGCTCGCGTCGGTGGAACGGCGGGTGCGGTGGTCAACGCAGCCAACGAAACCGCAGTCGACCTGTTCCTAAAGCGGCAAATTCGTTTTACTGACATCCCCGAAATTTGCCGCCGAACTCTGCTGGATCACAATCACGAATCTTCGCCGACGCTCCAGCGGCTGCTAAAATTAGACGTTTGGGCACGCGATCGAGCCCGGGAATTGGCTCAAATTTGA